One segment of Pseudodesulfovibrio sp. 5S69 DNA contains the following:
- a CDS encoding hydantoinase/oxoprolinase family protein: MLTIGVDTGGTFTDFTFVHGTDTGTYKTLSTPHNPAEAVLSGLRHILAGQLPGARLGETDLAVVHGSTVATNAILERKGVPTALVTNEGFTDVIEIGRQNRAALYDLHYRRQPHIVPARLRFGVPGRVTAEGETLVPFDEAAAERVVGQIRNSGARSVAVCFLFSFLDPAHERRMGAMLRELGLPVSLSSEILAEFREFERTSTTVVNAYVSPIMTRYLTDLQQGLGAGSGRSAGLRIMQSNGGSISADTAMRESVRTILSGPAGGAVGALALGRAAGFDKLITFDMGGTSTDVSLMDGGLPLTMASSISGYPVKVPMIDIHTVGAGGGSIASRDPGGSLAVGPESAGADPGPICYGRRGEQVTVTDANLYLGRIVPERFLGGGMALDADGARRGIERLAGELDLAPAELAEGVLAVANANMERAIRVISVEKGFDPREFTLLSFGGAGGLHCADLARLLGMPRVLVPVDPGILSATGMLMADVVKDYSRTVMCPAAEFTDRAMDAAFADLERDARQELGDEGVPPERVVHERFLDMRYRGQSFEIVVPFGADMAERFQVRHERRYGYRNADKPVEVVNVRLRSRGIADRREPEPGKKGGQRVADGARLGTQKAVFDGAAVATAILDRAALAPGNRFTGPAIVTEYTSTIVIPPDVEVRVDPWSNLVVKLD; the protein is encoded by the coding sequence ATGCTCACCATCGGCGTCGACACCGGCGGCACCTTCACCGACTTCACCTTCGTCCACGGCACGGACACCGGCACGTACAAGACCCTGTCCACGCCGCACAACCCGGCCGAGGCGGTCCTCTCCGGTCTGCGCCACATCCTGGCCGGGCAGCTCCCCGGCGCCCGCCTCGGCGAGACGGACCTGGCCGTGGTCCACGGCTCCACCGTGGCCACCAACGCCATCCTGGAACGCAAGGGCGTGCCCACGGCCCTGGTGACCAACGAGGGCTTCACCGACGTCATCGAGATCGGCCGCCAGAACCGCGCCGCCCTCTACGACCTGCACTACCGGCGCCAGCCGCACATCGTGCCCGCGCGCCTGCGCTTCGGCGTACCCGGCCGGGTCACCGCCGAGGGCGAGACCCTGGTCCCGTTCGACGAGGCGGCGGCCGAGCGGGTGGTCGGGCAAATCAGGAATTCGGGCGCGCGCTCCGTGGCCGTCTGCTTCCTGTTCTCCTTTCTCGACCCGGCCCACGAACGGCGCATGGGCGCGATGCTCCGCGAACTCGGCCTGCCCGTGTCCCTGTCGAGCGAAATCCTGGCCGAGTTCCGCGAATTCGAGCGGACCTCGACCACGGTGGTCAACGCCTACGTCTCGCCGATCATGACCCGCTACCTGACCGACCTGCAGCAGGGCCTCGGCGCGGGGAGCGGCCGCAGCGCGGGTCTGCGCATCATGCAGTCCAACGGCGGCTCCATTTCGGCGGACACGGCCATGCGCGAATCCGTGCGGACCATCCTGTCCGGCCCGGCCGGGGGAGCGGTGGGCGCGCTGGCCCTGGGCCGCGCCGCCGGGTTCGACAAACTGATCACCTTCGACATGGGCGGAACCAGCACCGACGTCAGCCTCATGGACGGCGGCCTGCCCCTGACCATGGCGTCGAGCATCTCCGGCTACCCGGTCAAGGTGCCCATGATCGACATCCACACCGTGGGCGCGGGCGGCGGGTCCATCGCCTCCCGTGATCCGGGCGGCTCCCTGGCCGTGGGCCCGGAGAGCGCAGGCGCGGATCCTGGCCCCATCTGCTACGGCCGGCGCGGCGAACAGGTCACCGTGACCGACGCCAACCTGTACCTCGGACGGATCGTGCCCGAACGGTTCCTGGGCGGCGGCATGGCCCTGGACGCGGACGGCGCCCGGCGCGGGATCGAGCGGCTGGCCGGAGAGCTGGACCTTGCGCCCGCCGAGCTGGCCGAGGGCGTCCTGGCCGTGGCCAACGCCAACATGGAGCGGGCCATCCGGGTCATCTCCGTGGAAAAGGGGTTCGATCCCCGCGAATTCACCCTCCTCTCCTTCGGCGGCGCGGGCGGCCTGCACTGCGCCGACCTGGCCCGACTGCTCGGCATGCCCCGGGTCCTGGTGCCGGTCGACCCCGGCATCCTCTCGGCCACGGGCATGCTCATGGCCGACGTGGTCAAGGACTACTCGCGCACGGTCATGTGCCCGGCCGCGGAATTCACCGACCGGGCCATGGACGCGGCCTTCGCCGATCTGGAACGGGACGCCCGGCAGGAACTGGGCGACGAGGGCGTGCCGCCCGAACGGGTTGTCCACGAACGCTTCCTGGACATGCGCTACCGGGGCCAATCCTTCGAAATAGTGGTTCCCTTCGGCGCGGACATGGCCGAACGCTTTCAGGTCCGGCACGAGCGGCGCTACGGCTACCGCAATGCGGACAAGCCCGTGGAGGTGGTCAACGTCCGGCTGCGCAGCCGGGGCATCGCGGACCGTAGAGAGCCCGAACCGGGCAAGAAAGGGGGTCAGCGGGTTGCGGACGGGGCGCGGCTGGGCACGCAAAAGGCCGTGTTCGACGGCGCGGCGGTTGCCACCGCCATCCTGGACCGGGCGGCGCTCGCGCCGGGCAACCGGTTTACCGGCCCCGCCATCGTCACGGAGTACACCTCGACCATCGTGATCCCGCCCGACGTCGAGGTGCGCGTGGACCCGTGGTCCAATCTGGTCGTGAAACTCGATTGA
- a CDS encoding baseplate J/gp47 family protein, whose translation MSKTLDDVRSMVFGHVEDVQEEYAAKGWLPRRLNLNKGVVRGLLEIFCWGLYQLYQLLAAVFEQAAPKTATDEAWMEWHAEQVEAPRKQATKARGMVRFARVSTSGNVPIPAGKIVRTETDGAGQVYRYVTTQDAVIQNGMNEVAVEVEAEEYGAAANASAGQITEMVTAISGVDAVANAADWLTSEGADIEPLDKLRERYILRWMGNNGMTKYAYASWALSVTGTVAVKVLDQHPRGQGTVDVIVKGAAGIPTAALLEDVRQAVATGAKPEDVQAGPPVNDDWQARGPQAVPLAITGALTLYPGTHADSAKAETAQRLRALFTDPATVKGITPLQIGEDVTMDRLTAAVMAVPGVKKVDWASPVGDVAVAADALATLESLTLTAAEASEE comes from the coding sequence TTGTCTAAGACCCTCGACGACGTGCGCTCCATGGTCTTCGGCCATGTGGAGGACGTGCAGGAGGAATACGCGGCCAAGGGATGGCTGCCGCGCCGCCTGAACCTGAACAAGGGCGTGGTTCGCGGGCTGCTCGAAATCTTCTGCTGGGGACTCTATCAGCTCTACCAGCTCCTGGCCGCCGTGTTCGAGCAGGCCGCACCCAAAACCGCCACCGACGAGGCGTGGATGGAATGGCACGCCGAGCAGGTGGAAGCGCCGCGCAAGCAGGCCACCAAGGCCAGGGGCATGGTCCGCTTCGCCCGCGTGTCCACCTCCGGCAACGTGCCCATTCCGGCGGGCAAGATCGTCCGCACCGAAACGGACGGGGCCGGGCAGGTCTACCGCTACGTCACCACCCAGGACGCGGTCATCCAGAACGGCATGAACGAGGTCGCGGTGGAGGTGGAGGCCGAGGAATACGGCGCTGCCGCCAACGCCTCGGCGGGGCAGATCACCGAAATGGTCACGGCCATTTCCGGCGTGGACGCCGTTGCCAACGCCGCCGACTGGCTGACCTCGGAAGGCGCGGACATCGAGCCGCTGGACAAGCTCCGGGAGCGGTACATCCTGCGCTGGATGGGCAACAACGGCATGACCAAGTACGCCTACGCCTCGTGGGCGCTGTCCGTGACCGGCACCGTGGCCGTCAAGGTGCTGGACCAGCATCCGCGCGGCCAGGGCACGGTGGACGTCATCGTCAAGGGCGCGGCGGGCATCCCCACCGCTGCGCTGCTGGAAGACGTCCGGCAGGCCGTCGCCACCGGCGCGAAGCCCGAGGACGTGCAGGCCGGGCCGCCGGTCAACGACGACTGGCAGGCGCGAGGCCCGCAGGCCGTGCCGCTCGCCATCACCGGCGCGTTGACGCTCTATCCCGGCACCCACGCCGACAGCGCCAAGGCCGAGACCGCCCAGCGCCTCCGCGCCCTGTTCACCGACCCGGCCACGGTCAAGGGCATCACCCCGCTCCAGATCGGCGAGGACGTCACCATGGACCGCCTGACAGCCGCCGTCATGGCCGTGCCCGGCGTGAAAAAGGTCGATTGGGCCTCGCCGGTCGGCGACGTCGCCGTGGCGGCGGACGCCCTCGCCACGCTGGAAAGCCTCACCCTCACCGCCGCCGAGGCCAGCGAGGAATAA
- a CDS encoding Com family DNA-binding transcriptional regulator, translating to MRKSEIRCGNCNRLLGKGQAINLQIKCPRCGTLNHLKATSLNPESRRASTGDSCEDTDRQCNHVPR from the coding sequence ATGAGAAAATCTGAAATTCGTTGTGGCAACTGCAACCGTCTGCTCGGCAAAGGGCAGGCGATCAACCTCCAAATCAAGTGCCCCCGTTGCGGCACCCTCAACCACCTGAAAGCCACGAGCCTCAACCCAGAAAGCCGACGAGCCTCCACCGGAGATTCGTGTGAAGATACAGATAGGCAATGCAACCATGTGCCAAGGTGA
- a CDS encoding MBL fold metallo-hydrolase: MHCDITYIHHSAFVLRTDKRAYLFDYPENEHLPEGAGDLVRRAVAGTDLAVFISHGHADHLNNDLASVTGAAAKVRYVLSDDVEELRPEAVPGNGQVLMVEPDETYGFGGMVIETLMSNDLGVAFLVEDGCFRFYYGGDLAEWIWPGASPAEADFTRKFFRAAMERARDFRPHVAFANADPRLDNLAGGETACRIIGAPVFVPMHTFGETAILDDLARNVEGGSSRLFRYARMGDSEPFSF, translated from the coding sequence ATGCACTGCGACATCACCTACATTCACCACAGCGCCTTTGTCCTGCGCACGGACAAGCGGGCCTATCTCTTCGACTATCCCGAGAACGAACACCTGCCCGAGGGGGCCGGAGACCTGGTCCGCCGGGCCGTGGCCGGGACCGACCTGGCCGTGTTCATTTCCCACGGGCACGCCGACCATCTGAACAACGACCTCGCCTCGGTGACCGGCGCGGCCGCCAAGGTGCGCTACGTGCTCTCGGACGACGTTGAGGAGCTCAGGCCCGAGGCCGTGCCCGGCAACGGGCAGGTCCTCATGGTCGAGCCGGACGAGACCTACGGCTTCGGAGGCATGGTCATCGAGACCCTGATGTCCAACGACCTGGGCGTGGCCTTCCTGGTGGAGGACGGCTGCTTCCGCTTCTACTACGGCGGCGACCTGGCCGAGTGGATATGGCCCGGCGCCTCCCCGGCCGAGGCGGACTTCACCCGCAAGTTCTTCCGGGCCGCCATGGAGCGGGCCCGCGACTTCCGGCCGCACGTGGCTTTCGCCAACGCGGACCCGAGGCTCGACAACCTGGCCGGAGGCGAGACCGCCTGCCGGATCATCGGCGCGCCCGTGTTCGTGCCCATGCACACCTTCGGCGAGACGGCGATCCTGGACGACCTGGCCCGGAATGTGGAAGGCGGGTCGTCCCGGCTGTTCCGGTACGCCCGCATGGGGGACTCGGAACCATTCTCTTTTTAG
- a CDS encoding cache domain-containing protein yields MRKGRTIGRAGLVGMVAVSWISILVIGAVWLYSMLADFRADAAGIREEHYAERRSLVKSEVQDALELVARLRRSAADNLARKLESKIRDVRALNEVLGRDLAKGADPTVLRIATVRLMAALDRSEARLYAIRGNTIYLFSPFPKWVNREGALAQVEDELDGVTSGQRKLPLKVADGMSRYTLLVKVNEFEAQGLRVVAGACLEMAEEALKEVALRRLGDIRYAKNGALFGGTLDGESILGPVVGQNMWNISDANGVKIVQELIKAAKQGGGFVTYVMPPLGGQRNESKVSYAELIPDWGWYIGTGAFVGDIEGVIELKRKQLEQHIQDRILLILSGMGLLSLLALYLSRRLARNIDSNVASFTSVWERATSGKGEIDVASLDYAEFRSLAEAANRMVGERQAVQEALSESLERFSSLVANIPGIIYHSDFRDGWVNRFVSGTALDLTGYPAEEFMEGGGRSFQSIIHPEDREWVEHSLREGLEHLQTYLADYRIIRRDGEVRWLSERGRIIHDELGQATRIDGVIFDVTDRKHAEEEYYNHIHFLETLDRVDRAMHSGTSTDEMLRSTVEAIRLAFGADRAWLVHPCEPEAGTFRVKVLRADSDYGLDGMEGEEMAITEKTRQDFRALLESHVSLAFDPSTGLKMDELLTERYGVRSQLMYAIRPSLGKPWALGLHQCRDARVWTDEEIRLFTEAGRRLSDGLNVALILDELTESEERFRTFSEQTMLGLCVLQEDRVTFVNKAAADIVESTVEELMALPPGGFGRYLHPDDSDFVLSQARLKQTGESGTLPAYTWRAVTGTGRVKWVEIHSRTTRVNGAPADLVSLVDITALKRAEEDLEAIIAERTSDLALKAEELKRANAELTRVDDLKSSFLTTASHVMRTPLTSVLGYCALARRELDRAMRGADNGESLERAQGNLDVVEIEGRRLNLLVDQFMELADMEAGGDLRTETAYPVTGTIRQAVDDARAACSGGVPFDVTLEMEDGLPELNILPEHLRRVLGHLLGNACTFARDGKVAVRVTSPDGRGVELTVADTGKGIPEQELEAIFKPFHQVETGDTLVDEIKGAGMGLALCRMVVEKLGGRVWARSEKGRGAVFHVILPGGRN; encoded by the coding sequence GTGAGAAAGGGAAGGACCATCGGCAGAGCCGGCCTGGTGGGCATGGTGGCCGTATCATGGATATCCATTCTGGTCATCGGTGCCGTGTGGTTGTATTCCATGTTGGCCGATTTCAGGGCTGATGCGGCCGGGATTCGGGAGGAGCACTACGCCGAGCGCCGCAGCCTGGTCAAGAGCGAGGTGCAGGACGCCCTGGAGCTGGTCGCCCGGCTCAGGCGGTCTGCCGCCGACAACCTGGCGCGGAAGCTCGAGTCCAAGATCCGCGACGTCCGGGCCCTGAACGAGGTCCTGGGACGGGACCTGGCCAAGGGGGCGGACCCCACGGTGTTGCGCATCGCCACGGTGCGCCTCATGGCCGCCCTGGACCGCAGCGAGGCCCGGCTCTACGCCATCCGCGGCAACACCATCTATCTTTTTTCCCCCTTTCCGAAATGGGTCAACCGCGAGGGTGCCCTGGCCCAGGTGGAGGACGAACTCGACGGCGTGACCAGCGGGCAGCGCAAGCTGCCCCTCAAGGTGGCCGACGGCATGAGCCGGTATACCCTGCTGGTCAAGGTCAACGAGTTCGAGGCCCAGGGGTTGCGCGTGGTGGCCGGGGCCTGCCTCGAAATGGCCGAGGAAGCCCTCAAGGAAGTGGCCCTGCGGCGGCTGGGGGACATCCGCTACGCCAAGAACGGCGCCCTGTTCGGCGGGACCCTGGATGGTGAATCCATACTCGGCCCGGTCGTCGGCCAGAACATGTGGAACATCTCCGACGCCAACGGCGTGAAGATCGTCCAGGAACTGATCAAGGCGGCGAAGCAGGGGGGCGGGTTCGTCACCTACGTCATGCCGCCGCTGGGCGGGCAGCGCAACGAATCCAAGGTCAGCTACGCCGAGCTCATCCCGGACTGGGGGTGGTACATCGGCACAGGGGCCTTCGTGGGCGACATCGAAGGGGTCATCGAACTCAAGCGCAAGCAGCTTGAACAGCACATCCAGGACCGCATCCTGCTCATCCTCTCCGGCATGGGGTTGCTCAGCCTGCTGGCCCTGTATCTGTCACGCCGCCTGGCCCGGAATATCGATTCCAACGTGGCCTCCTTCACCAGCGTATGGGAACGGGCCACCTCGGGCAAGGGCGAGATCGACGTGGCTTCCCTGGATTATGCGGAATTCAGGTCCCTGGCCGAGGCGGCCAATCGCATGGTCGGCGAGCGGCAGGCGGTCCAGGAGGCCCTGTCAGAGAGCCTGGAGCGGTTCAGTTCCCTGGTCGCGAACATTCCGGGCATCATCTATCACAGCGATTTTCGGGACGGCTGGGTGAACCGGTTCGTCAGCGGCACGGCCCTGGACCTGACCGGGTACCCGGCCGAGGAGTTCATGGAGGGCGGCGGCCGGTCCTTCCAGTCCATCATCCACCCCGAGGACCGGGAGTGGGTGGAGCACTCACTGCGCGAGGGGCTGGAACACCTGCAGACCTATCTGGCGGACTACAGGATCATCCGCCGCGACGGCGAGGTCCGCTGGCTGTCCGAGCGCGGCCGGATCATCCACGATGAGCTGGGCCAAGCGACCCGCATCGACGGCGTGATCTTCGACGTGACCGACCGCAAGCACGCCGAAGAGGAATACTACAACCACATCCATTTCCTGGAGACCCTCGACCGCGTCGACCGGGCCATGCACAGCGGGACCTCCACCGACGAGATGCTTCGGTCCACGGTGGAGGCCATTCGCCTCGCCTTCGGTGCCGACCGGGCGTGGCTGGTGCATCCCTGCGAGCCCGAGGCCGGCACCTTCCGCGTCAAGGTGTTGCGGGCCGATTCCGATTACGGGCTGGACGGCATGGAAGGCGAGGAGATGGCCATCACCGAGAAGACCCGGCAGGATTTCAGGGCGCTGCTCGAAAGCCACGTCTCCCTGGCCTTCGACCCGTCCACCGGGCTGAAAATGGACGAGTTGCTCACCGAGCGGTACGGCGTCCGCTCCCAGCTCATGTACGCCATCCGGCCGAGCCTGGGAAAGCCGTGGGCTCTGGGGCTGCACCAGTGCCGCGATGCCCGCGTCTGGACCGACGAGGAGATCCGCCTGTTCACCGAGGCGGGCCGCCGCCTGTCGGACGGGCTCAACGTGGCTCTGATCCTGGATGAATTGACCGAGAGCGAGGAGCGGTTCCGGACGTTCTCCGAGCAGACCATGCTCGGCCTGTGCGTCTTGCAGGAGGATCGGGTGACTTTCGTCAACAAGGCCGCGGCGGATATCGTCGAGTCCACGGTGGAGGAGCTGATGGCGCTGCCCCCCGGCGGATTCGGCCGGTACCTGCACCCGGACGACAGCGATTTCGTCCTGTCCCAGGCCCGGCTCAAACAGACCGGAGAGAGCGGCACGCTCCCGGCCTACACCTGGCGGGCGGTGACCGGTACGGGCCGGGTCAAGTGGGTGGAAATCCACTCCCGGACCACCAGGGTCAACGGCGCGCCGGCCGATCTCGTCTCCCTGGTGGACATCACCGCCTTGAAGCGGGCCGAGGAGGACCTGGAGGCGATCATCGCCGAGCGGACCTCCGACCTAGCCCTCAAGGCCGAGGAATTGAAGCGGGCCAACGCCGAGCTCACCCGCGTCGACGACCTCAAGTCTTCCTTCCTGACCACCGCGTCCCACGTCATGCGCACGCCGCTGACCTCGGTGCTCGGCTACTGCGCCCTGGCCCGCCGGGAGTTGGACCGGGCCATGCGGGGGGCGGACAACGGCGAAAGCCTGGAGCGGGCCCAGGGCAACCTCGACGTCGTGGAGATCGAGGGCAGGCGGTTGAACCTGTTGGTCGACCAGTTCATGGAGTTGGCCGACATGGAGGCGGGCGGCGACCTGCGCACCGAGACGGCCTATCCCGTGACCGGGACCATCCGGCAGGCCGTGGATGACGCCCGGGCCGCCTGCAGCGGCGGCGTGCCTTTCGACGTAACCCTGGAGATGGAGGACGGGCTGCCCGAACTCAATATCCTGCCGGAGCACCTGCGGCGTGTGCTCGGCCACCTGCTGGGCAACGCCTGCACCTTCGCCCGCGATGGAAAGGTCGCCGTGCGCGTGACCAGTCCGGACGGCAGGGGGGTGGAACTGACCGTGGCCGACACGGGCAAAGGCATTCCCGAGCAGGAACTGGAGGCGATCTTCAAGCCGTTCCACCAGGTGGAGACCGGCGATACCCTGGTTGACGAGATCAAGGGTGCGGGCATGGGGCTGGCCCTGTGCCGCATGGTGGTGGAGAAGCTGGGCGGCCGGGTCTGGGCCCGGTCGGAGAAGGGCCGGGGCGCCGTCTTCCACGTGATCCTGCCCGGCGGCCGGAACTGA
- a CDS encoding phage tail protein has product MSLILTKAGLDAYAQSEATGTKLQATHMAVGDGGGAPVAHTDTSEALVSETWRGELQKIEVAASGEVEFQGHVPITVGGWYIREIAIYADDTLLALSSHPETWKPAPEAPDKVELVITAPVKFANTDNINLTVDTTKVLASQEHVAAEIEKHNVSEEAHATLLGEYAPKGHEHLTEEVTDLLSDPHTYKAAQRYAQTELEITAGAVVWDCTAAPSAVLLLDQDVTNLTITNYAAGGSYDLAVIQDATGGRTLTMPAGLYAVGGTGYEVSTDANARDLLQLLPVYNPDTDAVEPWYMANNGFAQVS; this is encoded by the coding sequence ATGTCTTTGATTCTCACGAAAGCCGGGCTGGACGCATATGCCCAGTCCGAAGCGACCGGCACCAAGCTCCAGGCTACCCATATGGCCGTGGGCGACGGCGGCGGCGCACCCGTGGCCCACACGGACACGTCCGAGGCCCTGGTCAGCGAAACATGGCGGGGCGAACTGCAAAAGATCGAGGTGGCCGCGTCCGGCGAGGTCGAATTCCAGGGCCACGTCCCCATCACCGTGGGCGGCTGGTACATCCGCGAGATTGCCATCTACGCGGACGACACGCTCCTGGCCCTGAGCAGCCACCCCGAAACCTGGAAACCCGCCCCCGAGGCCCCGGACAAGGTCGAGCTGGTCATCACCGCCCCGGTCAAGTTCGCCAACACCGACAACATCAATCTGACCGTGGACACGACCAAGGTCTTGGCGAGCCAAGAGCATGTGGCAGCCGAGATCGAAAAGCACAACGTCTCCGAGGAGGCCCATGCAACTCTGTTGGGCGAATACGCTCCCAAAGGGCATGAGCATCTGACCGAAGAAGTTACGGACTTGTTGTCCGATCCCCACACCTACAAAGCCGCCCAGCGCTATGCCCAGACTGAGCTGGAGATCACCGCCGGGGCCGTGGTCTGGGACTGCACGGCCGCGCCCAGCGCCGTGCTCCTGCTGGACCAGGACGTGACCAACCTGACGATCACCAACTACGCGGCGGGCGGGTCCTACGACCTGGCCGTCATTCAGGACGCCACGGGCGGCCGGACGCTCACCATGCCCGCCGGGCTCTATGCTGTGGGCGGCACGGGCTACGAGGTGTCCACGGACGCCAACGCCCGCGACCTGCTCCAGCTGCTGCCGGTCTACAACCCCGACACCGATGCCGTTGAGCCCTGGTACATGGCGAACAACGGCTTCGCGCAGGTGAGCTAA
- a CDS encoding DNA-methyltransferase, which translates to METESVDAVLTDPPYSTGGTYAAQRQRPPSEKYQDHDVKTKRSSFTGDNRDQRSFITWATLWLTECHRVTKEGGSCMMFTDWRQLPAMSDALQAGGWVWRNIVVWHKPSARPICGEFTRQCEFVLFGVKDRLARSHRRCLPGVYTQSIVAHQRRMHLTEKPIPLLEALLEVTPPGATILDPFMGSATTGAACQNTGRKFIGIELSPDYFKIAKTRLKAPTN; encoded by the coding sequence ATGGAAACCGAAAGTGTGGATGCGGTATTGACCGATCCACCGTATTCAACAGGGGGGACATACGCGGCCCAACGCCAGCGCCCGCCATCGGAGAAGTACCAGGACCATGACGTCAAAACGAAACGAAGCTCCTTCACCGGCGACAATCGCGACCAACGTTCCTTCATCACCTGGGCCACGCTCTGGCTGACGGAATGCCACCGCGTGACCAAAGAGGGTGGGAGTTGCATGATGTTTACGGACTGGCGGCAACTTCCGGCAATGTCGGATGCCCTCCAGGCGGGCGGCTGGGTCTGGCGAAATATCGTCGTATGGCACAAGCCGTCGGCCCGTCCCATCTGCGGCGAGTTCACCCGTCAATGCGAGTTCGTGCTCTTCGGCGTCAAGGACCGCCTTGCACGTTCCCACCGGCGCTGCCTGCCCGGCGTGTACACACAGTCCATCGTCGCCCATCAACGCCGTATGCACCTCACGGAGAAACCCATTCCGTTGCTGGAGGCCCTCCTGGAGGTGACGCCCCCAGGCGCGACGATCCTCGACCCGTTCATGGGCTCGGCCACAACGGGAGCGGCCTGCCAAAACACAGGCCGTAAGTTCATCGGCATCGAACTGTCCCCGGACTACTTCAAGATCGCCAAAACCCGCCTCAAGGCCCCCACCAACTAG
- a CDS encoding tail fiber assembly protein has protein sequence MINKYKYPDGTIGPARQVNHNGQIYPASYLAQRAAETEAAWIARIDVLGVRPVRYEAWAGDPNTQDRGEAVETETDGWIVITYPNTTDKKPVYNKSTREVMYVAADQTVPDTYTALEPEYGVYSTWDADAAAWAYNTDRAAADVRSQRDTLLDECDWTQVADAPLTTEQVAEWTTYRQALRDIPQQEGFPAEVTWPVEPE, from the coding sequence ATGATCAACAAATACAAATATCCTGACGGCACTATCGGCCCGGCCCGGCAGGTCAACCACAACGGCCAGATCTACCCGGCCAGCTACCTGGCACAGCGCGCGGCCGAGACCGAGGCGGCGTGGATCGCGCGCATCGACGTGCTTGGCGTGCGTCCCGTGCGCTACGAGGCATGGGCGGGCGACCCCAACACCCAGGACCGGGGCGAGGCCGTGGAAACCGAAACGGATGGGTGGATCGTCATAACCTACCCGAACACCACGGACAAAAAGCCGGTTTACAACAAATCCACCAGGGAAGTGATGTACGTGGCCGCCGACCAGACGGTCCCCGACACGTATACCGCTCTGGAACCGGAATACGGCGTGTATTCGACCTGGGACGCCGACGCCGCCGCGTGGGCCTACAACACGGACAGGGCGGCGGCGGACGTGCGGTCCCAACGCGATACGCTTCTCGATGAATGCGATTGGACACAGGTAGCAGACGCCCCCCTGACCACGGAACAGGTAGCCGAATGGACCACCTACCGGCAGGCGTTGCGCGACATTCCCCAACAGGAGGGCTTCCCGGCGGAAGTGACGTGGCCGGTAGAGCCTGAGTAA
- a CDS encoding phage tail protein, with product MGVFKDYFFKTLRWPLIHRPGPLAALVEGLARALDEARRDIIFLRNQFNPWTCEPDMIPPHAESRGITQYAEETDEQYRERCIRAFAWQRLGGGQLGMPQILAHFGYPGTEMLNVRHENPARWAEFKPKVPVPSTGIAAEDFTRIAWMANETKPARSRLAGIQAASSVPGGVNAGGITYTTIRVRLPPERTTSIRIIGAVHGGGYTHTVARVRA from the coding sequence ATGGGCGTGTTCAAGGACTACTTTTTCAAGACCCTACGCTGGCCGCTCATCCACCGGCCCGGCCCGCTGGCCGCGCTGGTGGAAGGCTTGGCCCGCGCCCTGGACGAAGCGCGGCGGGACATCATCTTCCTTCGCAACCAGTTCAATCCCTGGACCTGCGAGCCGGACATGATCCCGCCGCACGCCGAGAGCCGGGGCATCACCCAGTATGCCGAGGAAACGGACGAACAGTACCGCGAACGCTGCATCCGCGCCTTTGCGTGGCAGCGCCTCGGCGGCGGCCAGCTCGGCATGCCGCAAATCCTGGCCCACTTCGGCTACCCCGGCACGGAAATGCTCAACGTCCGCCACGAGAACCCGGCCCGCTGGGCCGAGTTCAAGCCCAAGGTGCCGGTGCCGAGCACGGGCATTGCGGCGGAGGACTTCACCCGCATCGCCTGGATGGCGAACGAGACCAAGCCCGCCCGGTCCAGGCTGGCGGGCATCCAGGCGGCCAGTTCGGTCCCCGGCGGAGTGAACGCTGGCGGCATCACCTACACGACGATCCGCGTCCGGCTGCCCCCGGAACGCACGACATCCATACGCATCATCGGTGCGGTCCACGGCGGCGGATACACGCATACCGTCGCCCGAGTCCGCGCATAA